The Paenibacillus tianjinensis genome has a window encoding:
- a CDS encoding response regulator, protein MHQILLVDDEPYVVDDLSISLPWAEMGFEQVHKAYSGYEALELLQRYPIDIVVTDINMPEISGIELIASIRSRWKHIRVVMLTGYAEFEYARKAIEEQASAYLLKPIANNQLIDVIVKLQEELRSEWETWSSYQRTMQTFREHLPLLRDRLLSELLQGRKLSVQQLQERLAQFDLPLQADLPVCLAVVRPEEFFRRQDMRSMLLFEYAIINIAQELFQDHFHIWSCKDVHDYLIFLLQPRDDIEPSGNPGNDVAQAAYQLQNHVSTLIGGGLSVVTTGWGEFPDQVYSLYQSAITAIRQHIGSETGIYLDVTDTSSSQPVEILQPLYEPPLLFHMFEANNWQGIEDKLNAITSELGRNPDRSLEHIHEARLHLETAFYYFAHKNNKMLSEIVGNPLLEQAPFQTPDKLREWALEVIVLLREHFESERLNSRTVLIQNVHEYINSNLHYVSLQAIADHVQMHPVYLSKMYKLETGKRISDYISQVKMEKAAYLLIHTPLKIYEVSTELGYSNAHYFIKLFKEYAGMTPQEFRDRAL, encoded by the coding sequence ATGCACCAAATTCTGCTGGTCGATGATGAACCCTATGTCGTTGATGATTTATCCATCTCGCTTCCTTGGGCGGAAATGGGGTTCGAACAGGTTCACAAAGCCTACTCCGGGTACGAAGCGCTGGAGCTGCTTCAGCGCTATCCTATCGACATCGTAGTCACTGACATCAATATGCCGGAAATCTCGGGCATTGAACTGATCGCGTCCATCCGCAGTCGCTGGAAACATATCCGGGTTGTTATGCTGACCGGCTATGCCGAATTTGAATATGCCCGTAAGGCGATAGAAGAGCAGGCCAGTGCCTACCTCCTTAAGCCGATTGCCAATAACCAGCTAATCGACGTTATCGTTAAGCTCCAGGAGGAGCTCCGCTCAGAGTGGGAGACCTGGTCCTCCTATCAGCGGACGATGCAGACCTTCCGTGAGCATCTTCCTCTCCTGCGGGACCGCCTGCTCAGCGAGCTGCTCCAGGGACGGAAGCTATCCGTACAGCAGCTGCAAGAACGGCTGGCCCAGTTCGATCTCCCGCTGCAGGCCGACCTGCCGGTATGCCTCGCAGTCGTCAGACCGGAGGAATTCTTCCGCCGGCAGGACATGCGCAGCATGCTGCTGTTCGAATACGCGATCATCAATATCGCACAGGAGCTGTTCCAAGACCATTTCCACATCTGGTCGTGCAAGGATGTGCATGATTATCTCATATTTCTGCTCCAGCCCAGGGATGACATTGAACCCAGCGGTAATCCGGGGAATGATGTAGCGCAGGCGGCTTATCAGTTGCAGAACCATGTCAGCACGCTGATTGGAGGCGGCCTCTCCGTTGTAACCACAGGCTGGGGAGAGTTTCCCGATCAGGTCTATTCGCTCTATCAATCCGCCATTACGGCCATCCGCCAGCATATCGGCAGCGAAACAGGTATTTATCTGGACGTCACCGACACCAGCAGCTCCCAGCCTGTAGAGATTCTCCAGCCGCTCTATGAGCCTCCGCTGCTCTTCCATATGTTCGAAGCGAACAATTGGCAGGGTATCGAAGACAAGCTTAATGCCATCACTTCGGAGCTGGGCCGGAATCCGGACCGGTCACTTGAGCACATTCATGAAGCCCGCCTTCATCTGGAGACGGCATTCTATTATTTCGCCCACAAGAACAACAAAATGCTGAGTGAGATTGTAGGCAATCCGTTGCTGGAGCAGGCTCCCTTCCAGACGCCGGACAAGCTGCGGGAATGGGCGCTTGAGGTCATCGTTCTGCTGAGAGAGCATTTTGAATCGGAACGCCTGAATAGCCGGACTGTCCTGATTCAGAACGTTCATGAATATATCAACAGCAATCTGCATTATGTCTCACTCCAGGCCATCGCCGACCATGTCCAGATGCACCCGGTTTACTTGTCCAAAATGTACAAGCTGGAGACAGGCAAGCGAATCAGCGACTATATCAGTCAGGTAAAGATGGAAAAAGCGGCGTATCTGCTGATCCATACGCCGCTGAAAATTTATGAAGTTTCTACTGAGCTTGGTTACTCCAACGCCCATTATTTTATTAAGCTCTTCAAGGAATACGCCGGCATGACCCCGCA